Proteins encoded by one window of Vigna radiata var. radiata cultivar VC1973A chromosome 5, Vradiata_ver6, whole genome shotgun sequence:
- the LOC106761358 gene encoding MLP-like protein 28, translating into MAHSQIQKVEANVHIKASADQFHDVLSNRTHHIANIFPKVVKSVEIHKGEWGTEGSIISWSYSHDGKICVAKEVVESIEKEKNKTVFKVIDGDLLKHYKNFKLIVQATPKEDGSVVNWVLEYEKQNSHTPDPYTLLELGIEMTKEIGAYLTK; encoded by the exons ATGGCACACTCCCAAATTCAAAAGGTGGAAGCCAATGTGCATATCAAGGCTTCTGCAGATCAGTTCCATGATGTTTTATCCAACAGGACACACCATATTGCCAACATTTTTCCTAAAGTAGTAAAATCTGTTGAAATTCATAAAGGTGAATGGGGTACTGAGGGATCCATCATCTCCTGGAGCTATTCACACG ATGGGAAAATTTGTGTGGCCAAGGAAGTGGTTGAAAGCatagagaaggaaaagaataaaacaGTGTTCAAGGTTATAGATGGTGACCTACTGAAACATTACAAGAACTTCAAGCTTATAGTGCAAGCTACTCCAAAGGAAGATGGAAGTGTTGTGAATTGGGTTCTGGAATATGAGAAACAAAATTCTCACACTCCTGACCCTTACACCTTATTGGAATTGGGAATTGAGATGACCAAAGAAATTGGTGCTTATCTAACTAAATGA
- the LOC106761111 gene encoding uncharacterized protein LOC106761111 translates to MGEEGKPDAQLFQLLSNLLQQVEELTNQEEVELRSKIETLGVEVTKVPSKSTQHLNEVEIAKELDKLSARLDDLDEMISTSMASDPQVQSLLSDTADVWMPVITATSEERRNFTAVTGDNTAQPDAEKSQ, encoded by the exons ATGGGAGAGGAAGGCAAACCCGATGCTCAGCTCTTTCAGCTTCTCTCGAATCTTCTCCAGCAG GTTGAAGAACTGACGAATCAAGAAGAAGTTGAGCTCCGTTCTAAAATTGAAACCCTTGGAGTAGAGGTTACAAAAGTTCCTTCAAAGTCAACCCAGCACCTTAACGAG GTGGAAATTGCCAAGGAATTGGACAAATTATCAGCAAGATTAGATGATCTTGATGAGATGATATCGACATCAATGGCTTCAGATCCACAGGTGCAATCACTGTTGAGTGATACAGCTGATGTGTGGATGCCAGTTATCACAGCAACCTCTGAGGAAAGACGCAATTTCACAGCAGTTACTGGAGATAACACCGCCCAACCAGATGCCGAAAAGTCTCAATAG
- the LOC106761397 gene encoding putative pentatricopeptide repeat-containing protein At1g03510, which produces MMVWYSGTHQVLLHYTKLMSSHVSNSRHDTAISLFQHLHSTLLLPMDPHLLSLTLKSCTALNLPLLATSLHAHAAKSSFLSNPFVASALLHLYGSRLSLPLAHHLFLQIPHPHRNVVVWNSIISLHAHNNNLSLALRLFYSLDTSPTDSTFNPIISAFAPSHPLQSISFYRQMLLHNLKPRLITLLSLLPACVNLAALNLIKEIHGYAVRNSIHPHHQFSSALVEAYGRCGSLRCSTLMFSTMRDEDKDVVAWSSLISACAFHGQAESALETFRRMEAAGVRPDGIAFLGVLKACSHAGLADEALWFFARMRGEYGVEPGSDHYSCLVDVLGRAGRLQEAYAVIRGMPVEVTAKAWGALLGACRNFGELRLAEVAARALAEVEPRNAGNYVLLGKMYASVGRMEEAQRVRRDMKEKGVKFCGGSSWVVCSEV; this is translated from the coding sequence ATGATGGTGTGGTACTCCGGCACCCACCAGGTCTTACTACACTACACAAAGCTAATGTCATCGCACGTGTCCAACTCTAGGCACGACACGGCCATCTCCCTCTTCCAACACCTCCACTCCACCCTCCTCCTCCCCATGGACCCCCATCTCCTCTCCCTCACCCTCAAGTCCTGCACCGCCCTCAACCTTCCCCTCCTCGCCACCTCCCTCCATGCCCACGCCGCCAAGTCCTCTTTCCTCTCCAACCCCTTCGTCGCCTCCGCCCTTCTCCACCTCTACGGCTCCCGCCTCTCCCTCCCACTCGCCCATCACCTCTTCCTCCAAATACCCCACCCACACCGAAACGTCGTCGTCTGGAACTCCATCATCTCCCTCCACGCCCACAATAACAACCTCTCCCTCGCCCTCCGCCTCTTCTACTCCCTCGACACCTCCCCCACCGACTCCACCTTCAACCCCATCATCTCCGCCTTCGCCCCCTCCCATCCCCTCCAATCCATCTCCTTCTACCGCCAAATGCTCCTCCACAACCTCAAACCACGCCTAATTACACTTTTATCTCTCCTCCCCGCCTGCGTCAACCTCGCCGCTCTCAACCTAATCAAAGAGATCCACGGTTACGCTGTCAGGAACTCCATCCACCCGCACCACCAGTTCAGCAGCGCCTTGGTCGAAGCCTACGGAAGATGCGGTTCTCTTCGTTGTTCCACTTTGATGTTTTCGACAATGAGGGACGAGGACAAGGACGTGGTTGCGTGGAGCAGTTTGATTTCAGCCTGCGCTTTCCACGGCCAGGCGGAGTCCGCGCTGGAGACTTTCCGGCGGATGGAGGCCGCCGGCGTGCGGCCCGACGGAATTGCGTTTCTCGGGGTTTTGAAGGCTTGCAGTCATGCTGGTTTGGCGGATGAGGCGCTGTGGTTTTTTGCGAGGATGCGGGGGGAGTATGGTGTGGAGCCCGGGAGCGACCATTACTCGTGTTTGGTGGATGTTTTGGGAAGAGCGGGTAGGTTGCAGGAGGCGTATGCGGTGATTCGGGGGATGCCAGTGGAGGTGACGGCGAAGGCGTGGGGGGCGCTGCTCGGGGCTTGTAGGAATTTTGGGGAGTTGAGGCTAGCGGAGGTTGCGGCGCGGGCGTTGGCGGAGGTGGAGCCTCGGAATGCTGGTAATTATGTGCTGCTGGGGAAGATGTATGCGAGTGTGGGAAGGATGGAAGAGGCGCAGAGGGTGAGGAGAGACATGAAAGAGAAGGGGGTGAAGTTTTGTGGTGGAAGTAGTTGGGTTGTATGTTCTGAGGTGTGA
- the LOC106760564 gene encoding uncharacterized protein LOC106760564, translating into MADHDMVSFMAEAQSAVEELMMFLEADPLEDIKKKLEKFYMVLILCALHPDFDHLKDQLLTSHEVPSMETLTTRLLCVPVPQTQEAHELVEPFSMVATQGRGGRGTKGRGRGGRGRPQCTYYKMIGHIQESCYSLHGFPSKTANISKTETFISKTETFTFKFTKDEYQKYLRLKSNSLVQSSQSPNTSITYVSQSMEGQNS; encoded by the coding sequence ATGGCAGACCATGATATGGTGTCCTTCATGGCTGAAGCCCAATCTGCCGTTGAAGAACTCATGATGTTTTTGGAAGCGGACCCATTAGAggatataaaaaagaaactagaaaAATTTTACATGGTGTTGATCCTTTGTGCCCTACATCCCGATTTTGATCATCTCAAAGATCAGCTTCTGACCAGTCACGAGGTCCCCTCTATGGAAACATTGACCACTCGCCTTCTTTGTGTTCCGGTACCTCAAACTCAGGAAGCGCATGAACTAGTGGAACCATTTTCCATGGTTGCCACacaaggaagaggaggacgtggcactaAAGGAAGAGGACGAGGAGGTCGGGGACGTCCTCAATGCACATACTATAAAATGATCGGTCACATTCAAGAGAGTTGCTACTCCTTACATGGTTTCCCTTCAAAAACCGCCAATATTTCGAAGACTGAAACTTTCATTTCAAAGACTGAAACTTTCACTTTTAAGTTCACCAAGGATGAATATCAAAAGTATTTAAGGTTAAAGTCTAACAGCTTGGTACAATCATCTCAATCTCCCAATACATCAATAACCTAcgtttctcaatccatggaaggtcaaAATTCATGA
- the LOC106761289 gene encoding uncharacterized protein LOC106761289, translated as MACLRFSQAALPQAQLGLGFPSPPQFLSIAPPLKFSLSSSTFRCKVFRRLKVNQRLLTVFATNRNSVDGKSPKEGSDVNETSNASQGPPLLTILAGFFVLFVVCWSIWSIIAWLISLIVTAPAPK; from the exons ATGGCGTGTCTGAGATTCTCACAAGCAGCACTACCACAGGCTCAGCTCGGACTAGGGTTTCCTTCGCCACCTCAATTTCTCTCCATTGCTCCACCTCTCAAATTCTCTCTCTCCTCCTCTACCTTCAG GTGCAAAGTTTTTAGGAGGTTGAAAGTGAATCAGAGGCTGTTGACTGTGTTCGCAACAAACCGTAACTCTGTAGATGGGAAATCACCCAAAGAAGGATCAGATGTAAATGAAACTAGCAATGCTTCTCAGGGTCCTCCTCTCCTTACTATTTTGGCTGGATTCTTTGTCCTTTTCGTCGTTTGTTGGAGCATTTGGTCCATTATAGCGTGGCTGATAAGTTTGATAGTTACTGCACCTGCTccgaaataa
- the LOC106762674 gene encoding citrate synthase, mitochondrial — MAFFRSVSALSRLRSRVGQQSNLANSVRWLQTPTSSNTDLYSELKELVPEYQERVKKLKKDHGSVELGKITVDMVLGGMRGMTALVWLGSAVDPDEGIRFRGMSIPECQKKLPGAFPGGEPLPEAVLWLLLTGKIPNKEQVDSLSQELRSRATIPDYAYKAIDALPVSAHPMTQFTTGVMALQVQSEFQKAYESGIAKARYWEPTYEDTLNLIARLPAIAAYIYRRKYKDGKIIPLDDSLDYGANYAHMLGFDDPEMLEFMRLYISIHSDHEGGNVSSHTAHLVASPLSDPYLAFAAALNGLAGPLHGLANQEVLRWIRSIVAEFGTPNISTEQLADYINKTLSKGQVVPGYGHGVLRQTDPRYTCQREFALKHLPNDPLFQLVSKIKEVVPPILTKLGKVKNPWPNVDAHSGVLLNYYGLTEENYYTVLFGVSRSFGVGPQLIWDRALGMPLERPKSVTLEKLEQLCGKSS; from the exons ATGGCGTTCTTCAGAAGCGTTTCTGCACTTTCTCGGCTTCGCTCTCGCGTG GGTCAGCAATCTAATCTCGCGAATTCAGTTAGATGGCTCCAAACTCCGACCTCCAGTAACact GATCTTTATTCTGAGTTGAAAGAACTCGTTCCAGAGTATCAG GAACGGGTTAAGAAGCTAAAGAAAGATCATGGAAGTGTTGAGTTGGGAAAGATAACTGTTGATATG GTACTTGGTGGAATGAGAGGAATGACAGCTTTAGTGTGGCTTGGGTCAGCTGTTGACCCAGATGAG GGAATTCGCTTTAGGGGAATGTCCATTCCTGAATGCCAGAAAAAGCTTCCAGGTGCTTTTCCTGGTGGGGAGCCTTTGCCCGAGGCTGTACTGTGGCTTCTATTGACAGGAAAA ATACCAAACAAAGAGCAAGTTGACTCATTATCCCAGGAATTGCGAAGTCGTGCAACTATCCCAG ATTATGCTTATAAGGCAATTGATGCGTTACCTGTTTCTGCTCATCCAATGACTCAATTCACAACTGGTGTCATGGCACTTCAG GTGCAGAGTGAGTTTCAGAAAGCTTATGAGAGTGGGATAGCTAAGGCAAG GTATTGGGAACCAACTTATGAGGACACCTTGAATTTAATTGCACGATTGCCAGCCATTGCTGCTTATATTTATCGACG GAAATACAAGGATGGAAAAATCATACCGTTGGACGATTCTTTGGATTATGGTGCAAACTATGCTCATATGTTAGGGTTTGATGATCCAGAAATGCTGGAGTTCATGAGGCTTTATATTTCCATCCACAG TGATCATGAAGGTGGAAATGTTAGTTCGCACACAGCTCACCTA GTCGCTAGTCCTCTATCAGATCCTTACCTTGCATTTGCGGCTGCTTTGAATGGTTTAGCTGGTCCCTTGCATGGTTTGGCCAATCAG GAAGTTCTCCGATGGATCAGGTCAATAGTTGCGGAGTTTGGAACTCCCAACATAAGCACAGAGCAATTGGCTGACTACATCAATAAAACATTGAGTAAAGGCCAG GTTGTGCCTGGATATGGGCATGGGGTTCTGCGCCAGACAGATCCAAGATACACGTGCCAGAGGGAGTTTGCTTTGAAGCATTTGCCTAATGATCCACTTTTCCAGTTG GTGTCTAAAATAAAAGAGGTTGTGCCGCCTATTCTTACTAAGTTAGGCAAG GTTAAAAATCCATGGCCTAATGTTGATGCTCACAGTGGAGTGCTACTGAACTACTATGGTCTAACTGAGGAAAA CTATTATACTGTTCTATTTGGGGTATCGAGGAGCTTTGGAGTTGGCCCTCAG TTGATATGGGATCGGGCTCTTGGAATGCCACTTGAAAGGCCAAAGAGCGTCACACTGGAGAAGCTCGAGCAATTGTGTGGCAAATCATCCTGA